The genomic DNA AAGCCGCGGGTCGCGGAGCGCCTCGTTCAGGTCGACGCGGATCATGACCTGTTGGCCGCCGGGCGTCTCACGAAGGATAGCGAGTTGACTTGGAGAGGGATTCCCAACCCCTGAGCCGACCGAGCTGCCATTAAGGTTGCTTGTGCTCAAACCGCCAGACAGCAGCTGGCCGCGGGCCCTTAGCACCGCTTCAATCACGTTCAAATCGCGGTCCAGCGGCAGCGACTGAACACTTGAAGGCAGAATGCCGCCCGTGTAGTAGGTTTCTTGGTTGCGTCCGCGGACGACGACGATGTCTCCGTCATGCAGAACAATATCTTCTCGAGGTATGTGAACCGACTCACAATTCTTGGTTCGCAAAGGGATGCGTATGATACGCTCGCCGTCAATAGTTGGGTCGTCACTGGGGCAGAGCGGTCGGCAAGGCGCTTCGGCGTACCCGTCGGATCCCGCGCTTCCGCGATAGATTAGGATATCTCGACCGCCGCTAACGCTGGGCAGCCCGCCGGTGCGAGCCAGTGCGTTCAGTAGATCGTTCTGATATGCCGGAAGATCTACGATCTGGCCCGATGGCTTCTGCTCGCCGCCGATAGTCGTCGACGAGCCTCCGATACCAATTAGCGAGTTGTTCTGGAGCGTTACTGAACCTGATCGAGAGTCTTCTCGCACGACAACTACCCCTACGGTCCGCGAACGCATTAGGGAAACGATTATCCGATACTCGTTCGGGCGGAGGATCTCCTTGTCGAGGTAGGCTTGGATAATGGCCTGCTCGGCTTTCTCGATTGTGAGCCCTTTCATCGGCACGTTTCCGACCATCGGCAGCGAGACGTTGCCGTCGTCGCGGATGGGGAATGGGTAGCCGATCGAGGGCGTCTTCTCGGTCGAGTCGGCGACGCTCACCGGCGGCGGGGCGTCAACGCTGCCGACGATCCCTTCGACGTAGACGCCCAGCGTGTCGCCGACGTCGAGCAGGTACACTTCCGGCGGCGGGACGCGTAGCAGCGTCAGGTCGACCGGCGAGTAGCCCTCCTTAGACTCGGCCAGCAACTCCGGCGGCAGCGCGTGGGCCGGGACGCCGTTGGCAGTCGGGTTGGTTACCGCTGCACAGCCGACTTGCAGGAGCGATCCGAGACCGAGCAGCAGCAAGCCGAACGCTCCGGGGCGACGCGACATGTTCGTGTGAATCTTTGGAAAGTTGGACATATCGATTTAGGCCAGTAGGACACAAGGGCCGCCGATGGCGTTACCTGAGGAAGTCGTTTCCGAAACGCCGCGACGCAGATGGCGGCACGACATCGCGATGCAGTGAGCGTTGGGAAGGGGCAGTGGCGGAGTAGTTCGGCACCGCTTCGTGCGACGGTCCGACTGGTTCGGCGGCCTCGCCCCGAGGGGCGTCGACGACGACTGCCGACGGGTTCTTTCGCCCGAAGGCCGCGGGAGACACCGCGTGCGGGGAGAGGGGCGAAGTAGATCCATCCAGCATCGGCAGCAACAGGGCGTCGGGGGCCGTGGCGTCAATCGGCATCGCCGGAACAGGCTCGAGATCGCCCGGGTAGGGCGCTCGCGGCGCGATGGCGTCATCGCCGCCTGTGTTGCAGGGGCAACCGGCGCCTCCCTCAATGGCCCCGCCTTTGGAGCAAAGGCTCGCTGACGCCGGCACAACCGCCTGGTCGCGGTAGCCACCCTCGCGGGCGATGCGTGCCCCGAGACGGTAGCCGTCGAACCATTCGTAGGCGCCCTTGTTGAGCGGCGCCACGCGGTTCAGCGAGTTCCAGTAGGGACGCGGCGGGACTGGCGGTGGCTCACCGGTGCCGCCGGCGTAGCAGAACTCGACAAATCCCTCCTGGAAGCCTAGTACGAAGTCGGCCGACCGGCACTCGACACCCGACGCACGCTGCTCCGCCCAGGCGTCGGACGCCCAGGCGGCGTACAGCGTGCGGCTCTCGCAGCGGTCGCGGCGCCAGCTGAACTGCTTTGGCTCTTTGATCAGCGTCCGGTACGCGTTGTTGCAGACCGACAGACAGCCGGTAGTGCAGCAGATTAGCAGGACGCTGGCGGTGGCTGTTCGGAATTTCATATGAATCGGCATCTATGAGCGAGTACGCGCCGCCCGGGCGGCGCATGCATTTGAGCTACGGGTTGTATCGACCGCGCTTCCCGCATCGGTTAGCGAAACCTTGAGGGTGACGCCGAATGTGCCGACAGGTGGGTGGCTGGCGCCGCTAGCGTTGCGGGCACAGCGAGATACCGCTCGCGAAGTGGTAGGGGCGCTGACAGGGCGGTTGCCAGCTGGCTACTGGTCCGATGAACCGTCCTGGTGGAGCAGATCGTAGAGCTGGCTCTCGAGGCGACCTGCGGCGGCGTGCTGGGGCTTAAGCCGGAGGCAGACCCTTATCTCTTCCATGGCGTCGCTAAGAAGGCCAGCGTCGCGTAGCGTCGCCGCCAGCTCGAGGCGCAGCGGAACGTTGTTGTACTGGAGCGAGAGCGCTCTGCGGTACAGCGACACGGAGCGTTGGTGGTCGCCATCGGCGTGGGCGAGCTGCGCCAGTCTGGCAAGCTCCTGAGGGGTCGCGTCCTTGGACTCGACGCGTTTCTCAAGCAACCTTGATGCCTGTAGGCGGAGTTCGGGCGCCCGTGAGGCGATGGGGTCGCCGAGGTCCAGGTAGAGCTTGGCGAGCACCTCGAGCCGCTCTGGCGAGTCTCCGCAGAGACGCTCCGCTTCGTCGGGCGCCTTGAGCGTCTTGACGAGCTGCTCGGCGGCTTGGCGGAAGTAGGACCCCTGCAGACTTACCAGCCGACCGAACGCCTGCGAGGCGGCCTTGAGGTCGCCCTCAGCTGCGTGCAGGCGTCCGACATTCAGCAACGCCGCTGGGTCGTTGGGTGCGAGTTCCGCGGCCACCAGGATCTGCCTCCGGCCTTCAGCGAGGTCGCCAAGCACCGAGTATCGTAGTTGGCCTTCCAGGGCGTACGGCAGACCGAAAGTCGGGCAGAGCTGACGGTTCTGAGCCAGGGCGTCTACCAGCGATCCGGTGACCGCTTGGAACTCGGGCGACATCGTCACTGATTGGTCAACCTCGGCGCCGGCCATCAGCATCGCCTGCCAGCGGTAGAGATTCAATCGAAACGCGTAGCGGACGTTGTTGGGTTCGAGCGCTGCTGCTGACCCCGCGTGCTGCAGCAGCAGGCGGTACTCCTCAACGCTGCCCTGCCAGTTCCGCTCGTAGAGGGGCACTTCCAACTGGTAGGCTTTGGCCCAGGACTCCTCGGCCTGCGCCGCCCGAAACGCTACGACCAGGGCCGACGCCCAGATCGGCAGCAGCACCACGGCCGCGGCGCCGCCCCTGAGTCGACGCTGCGTCGGCGGTAGCCAAGTGGGGTCCTGCGCCGCCAATTCGTCCTTGCTCGCTTGCCGATGACGCCGCTCACGGTGGCCGGCGGCTACCACCACGCCGACCATCAGCGAAGTGAGCGAGAACACCGCGGGGATCCGTTGCCCGAAGTCGGTCCAGCTGTGGACGGCGACCGCCACCAAGCCGAACACGATGCCGTGAGCAGCTAGTGAAGTCGATGGGCCATGGGAGCCGGTGAGCCTCACAATCTGTCCTGTCACCATCGCCAGCACGGTGGCGATCAGTGTGACGCCTATTAGTCCTGTCTCCTCCAGGATTTGCACGTAGTCGTTGTCGGCAGTCTGCGCGATCGCGAGCGACCCGGTCGTGTCGTAGGCGGGGAACGCGTACTCGTGTGCGTTCAGGCCGATCCCAAAAACCGGGTGGTCGTGCCAGGCGTGGATCGTGTCGAGCGTGAGCTGCCAGCGGTCGGTAAGGATGCCTTCCTGTGAGAGGGTTCCCAGGCGGTCGTAAACCGCGTCGAAGCCAACGACGCAAAGCCCCACGAATACAGCTAGCGGCACTGAAACAAGCGCCCAAGCCTGGACGCTCGACGAGCGTCGCCACTGAAGCATGATTAGCAGAACCGCACCTGCAACCGCCATCGAGAGGACGCCGTTGCGGCTCATTGAGGTAAACACCGACAAGCAGCAGAACGACAGGCCGGCGACGATCCAGCCCTCGGACCTCCAGAATTCGTCCCAGGAGGGGGTCCTCCCGGTGACCCGGCGGCGGTGCTCCGACCGCACTAGCAGCAGGCCCAGCCCGGCGCCGATCGACATGTTGACGAACTGGCTGAAGTTGCTGTAGTTCAAGAATGACCCGGCGGTGACCGCCCGCCGCGCTTCGCGCCCGATTGCAGCGTACGTCCAGTCCGATTGCGAGATGATCTGAGCGAGCGACATGATTGCCTCACCTGCACCGACCACGAACACCATCATCAGGAGCCGGGTGACGCCGCCGCGATCCCGTCCGAGTGTGCACGCGGCCGCGAACAGGGCGCCGCCGACAAACGTCATCCGCAGCAGCCGCCAGGTTTCTCGAGGGTAGTAGGAGATAGTCGACATGGTCAGGTCGCCACTGCCGAGCAGGTCCTGCTTCCGCGAGAGTGTCCCCGGAGCCAGCCACTCCGACCACGCCGCCGGCAGTGGCATCGCCTGCAGGGCCGCAAACGCGGCGAACAGCCCGAGGGGGAACCACAGCCAGGTCGCCGGCGGGCGGCTCTCGCGGTCAACGACGTGCCGCAGCAGCAGCACCACCACCAGCAGCCCGCTGAGCCCGAGCGCCGCGAGTTCGCTCCAAGCCTCGACGGCGCCGTGCGCAAACGCCTCGAAGAACAGTAGAACGGCAATCAGCACGAAGGCGAGTTTGCTGAGACGGCCGGCAGGCGCCAGCGGCTCGAACTCTGCAATGGCGGCCGAGGAGCCTCGTGTTCGGTGGCGTCCGGGCATGGGTCAGTCACTTTCCGAGAGCTGGCCGGCGGGGACAGCTTGGCCGGTGAGTAGTCGGTAGGGGTTTTCGTGACACATCCGTCGGACGGCCCATTCGGGCGCCTGATCGCGGAGGGCTTCGATGGCGGCGGACATCCGCGGCGGCCGCCGCGCGACGCAGTGCGCATCAGTCGCCACGATATGGCACAGCCCCCAAGAGACCAGCTCCCAGCCCGCCTGGTAGGCGCCCTCGCCGAAGTCCCCCAGGAGGCTGCCGGCGGTCACCTGCACCAATGCGCCGTCGTCGACCCAGCGTTCCACGATCACGAGATCCTGACGCAGGTAGCGGTGGCGCTCTGGGTGGGTCATTACCACTTGGACGCCGCGTTCGGCGAGCGGGGCGAACAGCGGCGAGGGGTCGAGGTACTGGCCGTGTGGCAGCTCCAGCAGGAGGTGCCGGCCGCAGTCGGCCACCGTCAGCACCTGGTCGGTGTCGAGCAACCCCATTAGCCGTTCGTCGATTCGCACGTCGGCGCCCGGGACCAACTCGATCGGGATGCCGCGCGCCGCGGCCTCGACGGCCGTTTGGGCGACTAGCTTGCGGACTTTCTTGGGTCCATTCTCGCGGTCGTACGAACCGAGCTGATGGGGCGTCGCGATGATTGTCGTGAAGCCGTCGTCGGCCAATGCCGCGAGCAGCTCCATCGCGTCCTCTAGCGTCGGA from Posidoniimonas polymericola includes the following:
- a CDS encoding polysaccharide biosynthesis/export family protein, which gives rise to MSRRPGAFGLLLLGLGSLLQVGCAAVTNPTANGVPAHALPPELLAESKEGYSPVDLTLLRVPPPEVYLLDVGDTLGVYVEGIVGSVDAPPPVSVADSTEKTPSIGYPFPIRDDGNVSLPMVGNVPMKGLTIEKAEQAIIQAYLDKEILRPNEYRIIVSLMRSRTVGVVVVREDSRSGSVTLQNNSLIGIGGSSTTIGGEQKPSGQIVDLPAYQNDLLNALARTGGLPSVSGGRDILIYRGSAGSDGYAEAPCRPLCPSDDPTIDGERIIRIPLRTKNCESVHIPREDIVLHDGDIVVVRGRNQETYYTGGILPSSVQSLPLDRDLNVIEAVLRARGQLLSGGLSTSNLNGSSVGSGVGNPSPSQLAILRETPGGQQVMIRVDLNEALRDPRLNLLVQADDVLILQENTDEAFARYVSQAVQFDFFFRILNRSDAQGGASVILP
- a CDS encoding O-antigen ligase family protein; its protein translation is MPGRHRTRGSSAAIAEFEPLAPAGRLSKLAFVLIAVLLFFEAFAHGAVEAWSELAALGLSGLLVVVLLLRHVVDRESRPPATWLWFPLGLFAAFAALQAMPLPAAWSEWLAPGTLSRKQDLLGSGDLTMSTISYYPRETWRLLRMTFVGGALFAAACTLGRDRGGVTRLLMMVFVVGAGEAIMSLAQIISQSDWTYAAIGREARRAVTAGSFLNYSNFSQFVNMSIGAGLGLLLVRSEHRRRVTGRTPSWDEFWRSEGWIVAGLSFCCLSVFTSMSRNGVLSMAVAGAVLLIMLQWRRSSSVQAWALVSVPLAVFVGLCVVGFDAVYDRLGTLSQEGILTDRWQLTLDTIHAWHDHPVFGIGLNAHEYAFPAYDTTGSLAIAQTADNDYVQILEETGLIGVTLIATVLAMVTGQIVRLTGSHGPSTSLAAHGIVFGLVAVAVHSWTDFGQRIPAVFSLTSLMVGVVVAAGHRERRHRQASKDELAAQDPTWLPPTQRRLRGGAAAVVLLPIWASALVVAFRAAQAEESWAKAYQLEVPLYERNWQGSVEEYRLLLQHAGSAAALEPNNVRYAFRLNLYRWQAMLMAGAEVDQSVTMSPEFQAVTGSLVDALAQNRQLCPTFGLPYALEGQLRYSVLGDLAEGRRQILVAAELAPNDPAALLNVGRLHAAEGDLKAASQAFGRLVSLQGSYFRQAAEQLVKTLKAPDEAERLCGDSPERLEVLAKLYLDLGDPIASRAPELRLQASRLLEKRVESKDATPQELARLAQLAHADGDHQRSVSLYRRALSLQYNNVPLRLELAATLRDAGLLSDAMEEIRVCLRLKPQHAAAGRLESQLYDLLHQDGSSDQ
- a CDS encoding tyrosine-protein phosphatase — its product is MRTPDEHPRWLPAQRARIDESGCPRTVDAHCHCLPGIDDGPPTLEDAMELLAALADDGFTTIIATPHQLGSYDRENGPKKVRKLVAQTAVEAAARGIPIELVPGADVRIDERLMGLLDTDQVLTVADCGRHLLLELPHGQYLDPSPLFAPLAERGVQVVMTHPERHRYLRQDLVIVERWVDDGALVQVTAGSLLGDFGEGAYQAGWELVSWGLCHIVATDAHCVARRPPRMSAAIEALRDQAPEWAVRRMCHENPYRLLTGQAVPAGQLSESD